TTTCAAGGTAATAGCATCGTCTTCCGTCTCGCAATAAACGGTGATACGGATACTCTTGCCTCCTTTGAACGATTCGATGACAGCATTGGGATTTCCAGAGATGCGTTCGTTCCAGGCATCTTCCCATTTGGCGGCGGATAGTTTGGACCAGCTCCACATAAAAGCGATTAAAAGGCGGTTGTTGTTGAAGGGGGGCGAATTGCGTTTGTAGCGAAAGCCCGGGGAAGTGTCAAAGCCTTCCCGGAGATTCGTTCCGGGAGAAAGGTGATTCGTCCTTTCCGGGGATTTCTTTTTCCTTGCGGAATGCGAAGTTGAGTAGAGCTATTCCCTGCAGAAGAAGCACCAGGATCAGGCAGATCAGGGATATTTTGGTTGTTTTGCTCATAGCGGTTATTGGGGGGAGGAGGGGTGGATACGGTTGATGAGTGAACGCCGTGTCCGTTCGGTGATGTAGGCGAGTCCTAGCAGGGTTAGGCCGCAGATGAGGAGTCCTAGCCCTTTCTGGTTCAATGAGTCCAGCAGGTTGATGGCGAGAGAGGCTGCAACCAGGGCAATGAGAATAACTCCGCAATTGATGATGGATGCCCTTGCCAGGTGAAGTCCGCTGATGATGGATGACGCTCCGCTGAAGACCAGGATGAGCATGACGCCAAAAGGTGGCAGGACGGGAGCAGCGGATGCTGTGGCGATCATGGCAAGGCTGAAGAGAAGTGTTCTCGAATACTCCAGTTTCGGCACCCATTTTTTGAGCTGAACGAATAGAATAATCCCGGGCAGACAGCAGACTGCAATGCTGGATAGCTCGATGTCTCTGTCTCTAACAATGTTTTTGTAACAGCAAAGCTGTGCCAGAAAGAGGCCGATCCCCAACCAGACGATGGCGCTGCGCGACAGGTTCCTGTTTTTTGCGATACAGAAAGAAACCATGAGTTGGGAAGCGCCGATGACCATGGACATGAAGTTGCTTCCCATAAGGGGCAGCATCAGGAGGCAAGCAAAGAGAGCGTTGAATAAATTTCTGTGGCTACCGTCCCGAAAGGTGACGAGTATGATGCCTGTGAACCAGAGCCCCAAGGCGATTTCTTGGATGATCTCCAGATTGTTTTGGGGGGATGAAGGCTGCATGATAAGGAAGGCAAGAGGAATGACCAGAAGGTAGGCCATGCTTCCCCAGGACCGAATGGACCCGGTGCCTTGCTGTATGGCATGCGAGGTGAACAGGATGCAGGGAACGAGAAGTGGTACGGCGGCGATTCCAAGATGGGCGGTGGTAATAGTTTCGGAATTCGACCACAATTGTATCAGGGAGAGCTGAATGAAGAACAGGGAAAATGTGAAAATAACTTTTTGCCTGCTAAGCTGGGAATAACTTAGAAAGCCTAGAAAACAGATGAGTGCAGGCAGGCCGAAAGTATACTTGTTGAGCTCTCCGGTGAAATCAAACAGGGCGAATGCAAGGATTCCTGTCGTAATGGGAAGAAGAATGGTTTGTGATTGTAGCTTGTTGATTATTAATATTCTATATGCGGAAGACAAGATGAATATTATAGATGTGAACAGGAAACTTCCTCTCATGGGATAAAGGAGAAAGATGAATCCTGCAACGAATGCCGCATATTGGATGGTCGTGGCTAGGTCCGGCCTGGGTTCGCGGCGAGAGATGATATTGGAGCCCATGCGTAGCACCCACAGAAGGGGGATGCTGCATGATGTCATGAAGGCGAGGTGGGGGAGTTTGGCTGTGGGCTGATGAGACATCCCGAGGATGGTGAGGTTGCCGATGAGAAAAAGGGCAAAAAGGACGATCGGAAGATATTTTTTACTGTAGGATGCGGGTCGGGTCGATAGATATAGGGCGGTTATCGGAATCAGGGTAAAGAGCAGGACGAGGGGACTTTCATTCATTTGCCCAAGAGTTACGATGATAAGGAAAATAACGGGCAGATGGGCGTACTTGGCAACGGGGCGAAATCCGCATACGACCGGGATACAGAGTGTCAGGAATAGGCCGATGATCACTGTAACAGGCAGCGCGATGAGGCAGATTTGTACTGTCAGTCCGACTAGGCACCAGTTCCATACGGAGCGGTTGCGGAAGAACCAGGAGAGCGCCAGGGCGATACCCCAAAGGCAGATGAGGATCTCGGGACGGTGGACGACAATGGATGAGATGGTTTGCGGGGCGTATAATTGCGAGCAGATGGCAACTGAGACAAGGATGGTTGTCACGATGCCGGGGATGGTTTTCTCCGTGAGAGAGTGTACAGGGGATCTGCGGAAGGCCATGCCGATGCACATGGTCAGAGGAAGAAGCGTCAGGATGAATAGAAAGATTGCTGCCGCCGGATTCCCCTTGATTCCGGAAAAGATAATGCCTGACGATGTGATTCCCATCATGGCCAGCGGCCAGCCGATCTCCTGTTTGCTGGTGAGGGGGCGTATCATGTGTCCCTTGAAAAATACGGAGGGCGGTAGGAGGCTCGCATGCCTTGAGTTGTCGAGGAGGCGGTACCGTACAGCCATTATGGCCCAGCAAACGAGGATGAGAATCGGGGATGCTGTTTGTTCGACGAAGAGGAGGCAGAGGTAAAGCGCCGCGAAAACGAGGGAGAAACTCCATTCTCCCAGCCATGCGGAGATGCTTGCCTGGTTTCCCCGGGGATTCTTATTCGCTTCATAGATGGGTTTGACAATAAAGGGGAGGAGGGGGATTGCCGCGAACAGGAGGCACAGCGGGTGGAATGATTCGATGATGCATGAGCTTCTGCTATTGGTGAGAAGGAGGCAATCCAGGGAAATCAAGGCTAGTGCGATGCTCTGGATCCTTTGGATGAGAAGGCGTTTGCCAATGGTCAGTTCGTCCGTATGCCATAGGCTTGCAACCCCCATGGAGAACGCGGGCAGGATCAGGAGCAGCATGTGCTGGAGGGACAGTGCGGATCCTTCCAGCGCCCGGGAGCTCAGAATGTAGGCCGTAAGAGCGATGGACTGGATTGAAAGTGGAAATTTGTGCCTCCATCCTATGACAAGACAGACGAAAAGCAACAGTGCCAGAATTCCGAAACTACCAGTCGGCATGACTCCCGATTCCAGTGAAGGAGCCAGCAGAGTCAGCAAGATAAATATGAAGGAAAGAGCCAGGGCATAGTTGGGGAAGGATTTTTGTTTGCTTCCTATTTTCAGGATGATGGCCGGGAATATCCACAGGATGAGATATTGGAGTATTTGGGGGAAGGTGATGGCATGTTCCAGGTGGAACGATGGAAGTCTGATTCCTGTGGAGATGAATAAGGCGCCGGGATCATGGTGCCATTGGTACTGGAAGGAAGCTATTGCCATGGCTGTGACCACGCCCAGCCAGATGCCTGCGTTCGTGATTCTTCGCAAGTCCTTGTCTTGTGCCGTTTGCAGGAGTTTGATGAAAAGGCCCATGGCGAGCGGCAGGCTCAAGAACAGCAAATGCAGGAGGATGGGAACTCCGGATTGTTCCGGAAGATTATTCTTGAAAGACAGGATGAGGAATATCAGCAGCGACAATAGGGATGCTGCCTGGGTCGATATGTTTTTGCGTATGGATGCCCGGATGAACAGAATGCAGGGAACCAGCATGCAGGCAATGCTCCACGGTGTCCATGCCGGGACATAAAATACGCTTAGTGGATAGCCTGCTGCGAAAAACCACGTACCGCAGATATTTGCCAGGGGGGCGTAAAGCCGGTAGGCTCCTCCGGCCAGGCGTGGTTGCTTGAACAGATAGCCCAGTCCGGAATAGGCTATGGACATCCCCGGAATGAGGAAATAGGTCGACGGTGTCCCGGGGTTTTCGTAAATAATGAGCCCTGCCCACAGAAAACATGAGGCGACGAACAGTAGGAATAATCCTCGGAGACGGATGATCCAGGGAAAGGGAAGAATGCCTATCAGGAAGGTCAAAACCCCATTGGATGGCAGAGTGGATACGTGGTACAGATAAGCAAACAATTTGTTGCAGACACCCCACATACAGGCTCCGACCATGCAGCAGGCATACCCGGTTTTAACTGCCGTTTTCCTGAATTCACGGAAGTAGAATCCCACTCCCCAGAAAGCATACATCACGAGGATAGCTCCCAGGAGCTTGATCCATGCCGGGATATCCCACCAATACGTGACGGCAAGAGTTGAGATGCCTCCCAGAGTGAGTAATCCTCCCAGCGTGGCGAAAAGGATTGCCAGGTAATTGACCTGCTTCCGAGGCATGGATTCGGGCTTGGCGAGAGGAACCTGAGGGGAGGAAGGGGACTCTGCCGTTGTTTTTTTCAGGAGCGACTGTGTATCGTCTCTCCGGGTGGTTTGGAGGTCGGAGGAAAGGATGGGATCTGCCTGTTCTGTCTCAGTATCCTTTTCTTGATCAATTGTCGGTTGTGCGGAAACGAAACCGTAAGCTAGGGCAATGTTCCGGGCCTGTTCAGGGGTGATTAACCCTTTGTCCTGAAGTTCCTGGATGTCTTCGGAGGTAATCATGAAGGAGAGTTTGTTTGGAAGGCCATGGAACGAAATTCTTTATTTTTCTCCATCCTATAACAGGAAAAACGGTTTTGTAAAAACAAAGAACAAACCGCCTCCGGTTTTCATGGAGAAGGACCGGAGGCGGTTGGGGAGAGATAGACAAACGTCGCTATCCTATTTTGTTATTTTTCTTCCAGGTCTTCACGGCGCTGCCGGATCCAGCGGGAGAAGATTTTGGCTGTGGCCGGAATGATGATCAGGTTGAGCAGGGTGGCTGTCGTCAATCCGCCGAACTGGACGATGGCCAGGGGGCCGAGCAATTCGCCTCCGGGTTTGTCAATGGCCCAGATCAAAGGAAGCAAGGCAAGAATCGTTGTCAGGGAGGTCATGATGATCGGAACGACACGTTCGAGGGATCCCTTGAAGATGGCTTGATCGATGGTATATCCTGCATGCTCCAGGTCACGGTAACGGTTCAACAGGATCAGACCGCTTCGAATGGCGAAACCAATGACCGTCACAAAGCCCACGATGGATGCGACCGAGAGGATCGGAGGAATGTAGGTGCCGTGGAAGACCGAGGTGATTGTTCCCGGTGAAACGACGAAAACAGCAATGATGCCGCCGACGAGGCACAACGGAACATTTACCAGTGTCAACATGGCGCGGCGGACGCTGCCCAGTGCGGTGGAGAGCAGGAGGACAATTAGCACCATAACGACGATGCCGAGGATCAGAAGGCGCTCCGAGGCGGATTCCCTTGCCTTGATCGTACCGTCATAATCGACCGTACAGCCCAAGGCGTTCATGGCGGGATCCAGCTTGGCCCGGCAAGCCTTGGCCAAGTCTCCGAGGTTGGAGTCCTTGGCGGGGTTGCAGGAGATCATGGCCTTCCGCATGGTATTATCGCGTAGAATGAGATTGGTGACTTCTTCCCGGTATACTTGGGCAACGTTGCGTAGACGGACACTCTTACCGTTGGGGGCGAGGAGTTCCAGATTCTTGATATCCTCCATGGTTGTTTTGATGGATGGATCAAGACGCATGACGATGTTCCAGTGGTCCTGGTTTTTGATGACTTCGCCGATTTTTTGACCGTTGAGTGCCGTGGAGACTTGTTCGGCGGCATCGGCAACCGTCAAACCGTAGTGTGACAGGGCTTCCTGGTTGTAGTCGATGCGGGCGGTATCTACCATGACTTCGCGGTTCGAGCGGGCATCGGCGACTTCCGGCAATGAATCGAGGATTTCCTTGGCCTTTTTGGCTGCCTGTCGTATCTGGGGGAGGTCTTGTCCGTAGATGTTGATAGCGATGTCCGAGTTGGAGCCAGACAAGGCGGCACTAATGCGGTGTGCCAGCGGGTAGCCGATCATGGCACTGGTGCCGGGGATGCCGTCAATAGTCTTTTTGATGTTCTTGTAGAGTTCCTTCTGGTCGAAGCCGAGATCGACACGGACGAGAAGTTCCGATGCGCTGACGGGTTCGGCGTGCTCATCGTTTTCGGCTCGGCCCGTCCGCTGAGTGACGGTAATGACTCCGGGAATCTCTTTGATATCATCCATGACTTTCCCCGAGATGCGTTCCGTTTCAGCCAGCGAGGTGCCCGGTACGGTGTTGACGAAGACGGTGTAGCAGTCTTCGTTGAATGGGGGGAGGAAACTGGTACCGAACGTACTGGCCAGCCACAGGGACAGTATAGTGATGATCGCCATGATGGAACAGACGATTTTGGAGCGTTTCAGGGAGAAGGCCAGAACAGGCTGGTAGATCCTCTTGATAAGTTTGACGCTGATGGTGTCCTCGTTTCCGGATCCTTCCTTCCGGTTCTTGCGGGGTTTGAAGAACATGAGGCACAAGGTGGGAACGAGGGTGATTGCTACGACGAGAGAGGCGATGAGAGCCAGAAGATAGGCGATGCCCAGAGGCTGGAAGAACTGACCTTCCAAGCCGGAGAGGAACAATACCGGAGCGAACACCAGCAGGATGATGAGCGTGGAGTAGTTGATGGAGCCGAGGATTTCCTGTTTGGCTTGCATGACAACTTCGAATCTGCTCTTGCGTTCGGTTTCGGGCAGAGCAGCATTGCGTTCCAGGTAACGCCAGGCGATTTCCACAAAGATGATGGCGTTGTCAACAACATCTCCGACTGCTACGGCCAGGCCGCCCAGGGTCATGATGTTGATGGCCAGGCCGCACACCGGGAAGAAGAGCAGGGCAAAGAGGACGGACAACGGCATGGTTATGAGCGTAATCAAGGCTGTCCTAATGTTTAACAAGGTAAGCAGGATGACGATGACTACGACGAGACCGACGGAAAAAAGCGTTTCCGTTCCGTTTTTCAGAGACATATCGATGAAGTCTGCCTGGCGGTAGGCTTCTTCCGTGATGTGCATTCCCGGAGGAAGCTGGCTTTTAGAGAATTCCTGAACTGCCTTGTCGAGGGCTGCCGTCAATTTTAGGGTGTTGGCTCCGGGGACTTTTTGAACGGAGAGGACAACGGCATCCTTCCCCATGAAGCCGGCATTGCCCCGGCGTGGAGCACCGTCGATGGTGACATCGGCTACGTCTTCAACTTTGAGAACTCCCGATGGGTGGGAAGGGATGAGCGTGCGTCGAATCTGTTCCGGATCGGCAATGCGCGTCTGTTGCTGGATGGGGACTTCCTGCCCGGCTACATCTTCCAGATATCCGGCCGGGATGGATGACTGGGATTGGGCAACGGCTTCTTTGAGATCGTTGACGGTGACTCCTGCCTGTTTCAGACGATCCGGCTTGTACACGACCTGGTATTCGGGCAGGCGTCCGCCAAGGACAGTAACCTGCCCTACTCCCGGGATGGCCAGCAGGCGGTTGCGGAGCTTGTATTCGGCTATCTGGCGTAGATCCAGTTGGGAGACGTCTTTGTCTCCCCACAGGGCAATGAGCATGATTTCCCCTGTGACGGAAACAATGGGGGCCATCTCCGGATCGCATCCTTCGGGGAGTGATGAGCGGATGGCCGCCAGGCGTTCGGCGATGATCTGCCGGGCGAGGTAGATGTCCATGTTCCAGTCAAAGTCAACCCAGACGAAAGAGAGCCCGGCACCGGAGGACGAGCGGACGCTCTTGACTCCGGCGGTGCCATTCATGGCGGATTCGATGGGGATCGTGACGTATTGTTCCACTTCTTCGGCAGAAAGGCCGCCGGCTTCGGTTTGGATGGTGACACGGGGAACTTTCAATTCGGGGAAGACATCTACAGGGATATTCTTGGCCACGAACAGGGAGATGGCAGCCAGGGCTGCCGTCAGGATCAGGACGGTGATTCTGTTGTTAAGGCAAAAAGCAACCAGAGTATTCATGAGCGCGTGCGTTTAGTGTTCGCCTTCATGGAACTTTCCGTCCGCATGGAAGTGGCCGGCCGCCTTTTTGGGACCGTTGCCTTCCGGAAGGACGTACTTGAGTTCATATCCTCCTTGGGTGACGAGCAGCTGGCCTTCCTTGATGCCTTTGACGGGAGTCATGCCGCGGCGGGAAGGAAGCGTTTCTACCTTTACCATGAGGAAGAGATCGTCATCGTCCTTGTCACGGAGAAAAACGACATCGTTGATTCCGACTTTGACAATGGCGCTGTTGGGGACAGATATGAACCCTTCCCGGGCGTCTGCCGGTTCATTCAGTTCCAGACGGGCAACTTGTCCTGCATAAGCTTCCGTCGGTACTTTATCCGGTACGAAGTAGATCGTGCGGGTCTGATTCTCCGGATTGATCTGGGCGGATATACGTGTAGTGCCATTGAGGATGATGGATTTTTTGCCGTCGGGAGAAGTTAGGACCAGGTGTGCCGCCGAGTGGCGGAGAGAGTCGGAAGCATATGCTGTTGCTTTGAATTCCAGTTTGCCGGGTTCCGTCATGACGAGGATGGGGACACCTTGTTCCTCCCAGGCGTTGTGATTGGTATCGACGGATTGGACACTTCCGTCAATGGGGGCCCGGACAACGAGAAGGTTTCCTTCCATGGTACCGCCGGAGGTGGCGATCTGGAATTGGTTGCGGGCGGTTTCCAGAGTGGAACGAAGTCCGGGGATTTCCGCTTCCTTGAAACGGATGCTGGTATCCAGTTCGCTGTTGCGGGTACCGATTTTTTCGAGCTGGTCGCGGCGAGCGCTCAGGGTGAGGAGTTCCGCTTCCGCCCGTTTCAGTGAGGCTTCCGCATCGCGGACTTTACCGGCTAAGTCAACAATGTCGGGTGATTCCAGAGTGTAGAGGACATCTCCTTTTTTTACCTTTTGTGCGGATTGGACATGTGGGATTACACGGCCGGATGAAGGCAGGGAAAATGTTTGTACGGCGGAGGGAGGAATTTCCAATTGTCCGTAGTAGCTTTTAGTGGCTGCATGAGGCTGCGCAACGACTTTTTCAATTTTCATGTCGAGGGCATGGATGGCTTTGGCATCTATGTGAACGGGGACGATGTCGGCTAATCCCTTGCTGGCCTCATGGTCGTGGTCGTCATCCTTAGAGTCGGCTTCATGATCGTGGTCGTGGTCGTGGTCGTGGTCGTGGTCGTGGTCTTCTCCATCGATATGCTTGTGCGGTTGTTCCTTGGCGGGAAGCGGTTCGGTTGGATGGTTGTTTTGTGCCTGGACCATGGTGGAGAGGCTGAGGATGCTTGCCATCCCCAGGCAGGAATTGAAGATTAATCTTGAAATGTTCATGGATTGAAATGGGAAAGGTTGATGTTAACGGGCAAGGGAAGACGGGGGTATTAGATAACGAAGGGATGTCTGTGTACGGGTGAGTTTGGAAAGTGAGTCGAGAAAAGAAATCCGGCTTTCATAGACCTGTTGACGGGCTTCGGCGAGGTCGGCCAGGCTTGTTTCTCCGATCTTGTAGAGTTGTTCCAGTTTGACCAGATTGGAGGAGAAGAGGTTCAGACGATTCAATTCATCCTGGCAATGGCTGCGGACAAGTTGTTGTTCCTGGGCGAGTTCCCGGGAGTTTTGCAACAGTTCCCTCCAGAGGGCGATGGTAGCTTGGCGGGAGGAATTGCGCGTGCCTTCCGCTTCGGCGATTGCCTTGCGATTGTGGTTCCAAAGTGGAATGTTGAAACCGATGCTGCCACCCAGTTCTTTTTCTCCGTCATCACGAGTGAAGGCCGGGCCTAACTCCAGCTCGGGGAATTGCCTGCGGATTTCCGTCTTGAGCTGGATTTCGTCAGCTGCATAGGCCGCCATTCCGCTCTTGATTTGCGGGGAAGAGACAAGTTCTCCCGGACTCGGTACGGTTACGGCTTTCGGAACGTTCATTGGGCAGGAAGTATCCAGGCGGAAAACTGAGGCGGCGGCAGGATGAAATCCCGCCTGCTTGATCAGGGACATGCGTTGGGCGAGTTCATCCTGTTCGGCCGTTTGAAGGTCTCTGACGGCTGTGTTGTAGTTTTTCGTGGTAAGCTGCCGGGTAGCCGCATCGATTTCCCCGAGTTTGTAAAGTTGAGAAAACCGGGCGTCCTCATCCTTCATTTCGCGGACTCGTTGTGCAATCAATTCTTTTCGCTTGCGAACTATGCCGAGCTGTTTCCATTCCTGCTCTATGGTGGAGAGGTAGGTAAGTTCTGCCTGACGGAGGGCCCAGTAATCGGATTCCTTGTATTGTTCGGCTGTTTTCTTTTCCAAGGAGGGGATGCCGGTGACGGGAATGGTGAAAGCCAATCCGGCATCCAGATTGATCACGGAAACGTCCTCCAGCGATTGTTTGGCGTCAAAGGATATGGAGGGATCGTTCCACCACCCGGATTGTTGGGCGACATTGCTGCTGTGAGCCAGTTTCAGTCTTGCCTGATTGAGATCGGCATTCAACACGAGACCGATTTTCTGAATTTTCCCAAGATTGAGCGGTTTGGTTCCCTGGACGGCAAGCGACTGTTGCTTCCAGGTTTGTTCCTCCCGGACCAGATCAATGGGGGAGTCTTTGTAGGAGACGCATGATCCCAGCAGGGTCATGGCTCCTGCGCCTAGGCATAATAGAGCTGTGTTCATGATATGATGAAGATAGTTGTAGAAGAAAGAAATAAAACGAAAAGAGACATGGCTTTTCCGGATCAGTGGGGGAAACCCTGCACCCGGAGGGATTCTGCAATGCGGCACAAAGCTTCCTCCGATCTTTTGATCAACGGGAGAAGCTATTCTGCCGGGCAAATGCCCGTATTCCTATGCCAAAACAGGGCGACTGTAGCCTGTATAGGGAGAAATTCCCTGTTCAATAAGAGGCGGCAGAGGAATCTCAAAAACGAATTCCTGCGAAGGAAAAAGGATAATGGACGACCAATTTTGCCATTCCGGCACAATAACGGGCGTCAGAAGAAATTTAGGAATGGAAATTTCTGACACTTGAAGGAGAGGGCCTGATCCTTCAAGCATCTTGTTGGGGCAGGGAGTTTCTCCGATGGCATGGTGCCCCTTGGTGTTTGCTGCATCGACTGCTCCATGAATAGAGGAGAGGCAGGGGGATGCATGCTGGCATCCATGGCATTCCGGACTGACGGCACTGCATGTATTGCAGGGGCAGTCGCCAACAAATAAACCCAGGAAACCCTCGCTGCACGGACATACGCCAAGCCTGGCCACATTACCCGCAAAGGCGAGCAATAGAGCTGCAATCAGGATGATGTGGCGGATGTGCTTGAGCATATGTGCCGTGCAAACGCAGGGGGGGGAGAAGAATCTGTAATTGCTTACAGTTCTTCAATCTGGACGGAATAAGTCCTTCCTTGGAGGTTGAGGTTTAGAGTAGCTGCTCCCGTTGTCGCCGCGGGGGCCGGAGCGGCGGCAGGTTCCGGTTTGGGACCGGGATTCTTGTGGTATTCTTCAAGCTGCTGTGGGAACATAGCGTAGATGACGCAGTACTCGTCCGTGGTAGGCATGCCTTTTTCAGCGAGTTTTTTGCGGAGGTCTTCCATGCCGGGCTTGATCAAGTCGGCAGGTCGGCAGGTGATCGGATCCTTGCCCATTTTTTCGGCGCAGAGTTTCTGGACTTCCGGATCGACGGGAGCCGTTGTTCTGCCATAGTAGCCGAGAGAAATATCGGCTGCTTGCGGCGTGATGTTTTTCCAACGTCCGAATTTGACGTTGAGCATGGCCTGAACACCGACGATTTGGGAAGTAGGTGTCACCAAGGGAATCCAGCCGAGAGCCTTGCGAACAACGGGAATTTCGGCAAAAACTTCGTCGAATTTGTCGCTCATGCCTTGTTCCTTCAACTGGGTACGGAAGTTGGAGAGCATGCCTCCGGGTACTTGGTAACGCAGGGTATCGGAATCGACGATTTCGTTTTTGTGCGAGGTGTACTTGGACAGGCTGGCGTAGATGGGTTTGAGGAGTTCCTGGATTTCGTGGAGTTTTTCCAGATCGAATTCGGGTTTCCTGGGATTGCCTTCCAGCAAGGCAAGCATGCGGAGGCAGTCCGGCTGACCGGTTCCGTTAGCGAACGGAGAGATGGAAACGTCGGCAGCATCCAGCCCGGCGTCGATGGCACTGAGGATAGAGGAAGCTCCCAATCCGGCCGTATCGTGCGTATGGAACCAGACGGGGATGGAGATGTTCTTCTTCAGGGAGGAGACGATTTCCGCCGTGACGTGGGGGGGGACTAGCCCTGCCATGTCTTTCAGGACAATTGCGTCGGCTCCCATTTCTGCAAGTTCGCACCCCATTTTGACGAAGCTTTCCGTCGTATGGACCGGGGATGTTGTGTAGCAGATTGTGCCGTGTGCCTGGCAGCCGCAAGCCTTGGCGGTGCGGATGGAGGTTTCCATGTTGCGCGGGTCGTTCACGCAGTCGAAAATACGGAAGATATTCATGCCGTGTTTGGCACTCATTTTGATGAAGGCTTCGACGACGTCGTCGGCATAGTTGGTGTAGCCGACTATGTTCTGGCCGCGCAACAGCATCATATGCGGCGTTTTGGGGGCTGCTTTTTTCAGAGCATCCAATCGGTCGAAGGGAAATTCACCCAGGAATCTCAGCCCGGAATCAATGGTGGCTCCTCCCCAGGTTTCCAGAGCGCTGAAGCCCATGGTATCGAGGATGGAAGCGATAGGCAGCATGACTTCAGTGGGCATGCGGGTTGCTGCCAGGGACTGATGCCCGTCTCGCAGAACGGTACAGTTGAATGTGACTGGTTTCATACAATTATTACTTTATGTTATTTTTACATGTACAGGAAGGCAAGGTCAAGCCGTATGCGGGGAATCAAGCGGATGCGCTTTCTTCCGACTGCCCGGTTTTCTCGAGAAAACGCAGGATATTTTCCTTCCATTGGTTGGCGAAGATTTTGAGGAACCAGCCGACTCCGAAGGCTGCCAGAACAGTCCCTTCCCGGATGCCGTCCAGATAGGTGAAAAAGAAAAGGGACAGGGCTGCCGAGGCTGCTACGGATACGGTGTCGAACATGATTTTACACGTTGAAAGGGGCAGACCGGTTTTCCGGGATACTGCTTGCATGACCCCTTCTCCCGGCAGGGATAAAATCCCGGCGCTCAAGTAAAACAGAATTCCCAGGGCAACCAGGATCATGCTGATGGCAAGATACAGAGCTTGCAGCCCGTATCCGGTGCATTCGGGAAGCCACGATGTACACAATTGCGCCAGGGAAACGAACGAACCGAACAAGGCAGCACAGATGATTTGAAAAATACTTTGGAGCTTGAACTCTTTCCCCAGAATGAAGAATTGCAGAAGGATGAACCCTATGAATACAACCGTAGTACATATTCCCATCTCCAAGTGCGTAATTCGGCTGATGACATAGGGAACCGTATTGACGGGAGAAACTCCCAGATTGGATGCGATGGAGAACGATACGCCGAGCGCTAATATGAAAAGACCCAGACTATAGACAAATATGCGTTTGATGAGGATAACGTGATCAGAGTTCATGATGGGAAAGAGGGTAGTCCAGAAATGGACAAACCCTCTCCCTTAGTATATCATATTTATTTTACCCAGGCAAGGGGGGATTCTGGGATTGGCTGGAGGGATCGAGTTGCGTCATGAAGCAAAAAACGGGGCAGCCTCACAAAGAATTGAATGATTCGGAAAGTACAGACTCGAAAAAACCCGCATTCCCAAGTTGGAGGAATGCGGGTTTTGAG
This is a stretch of genomic DNA from Akkermansia sp. N21116. It encodes these proteins:
- a CDS encoding efflux RND transporter permease subunit → MNTLVAFCLNNRITVLILTAALAAISLFVAKNIPVDVFPELKVPRVTIQTEAGGLSAEEVEQYVTIPIESAMNGTAGVKSVRSSSGAGLSFVWVDFDWNMDIYLARQIIAERLAAIRSSLPEGCDPEMAPIVSVTGEIMLIALWGDKDVSQLDLRQIAEYKLRNRLLAIPGVGQVTVLGGRLPEYQVVYKPDRLKQAGVTVNDLKEAVAQSQSSIPAGYLEDVAGQEVPIQQQTRIADPEQIRRTLIPSHPSGVLKVEDVADVTIDGAPRRGNAGFMGKDAVVLSVQKVPGANTLKLTAALDKAVQEFSKSQLPPGMHITEEAYRQADFIDMSLKNGTETLFSVGLVVVIVILLTLLNIRTALITLITMPLSVLFALLFFPVCGLAINIMTLGGLAVAVGDVVDNAIIFVEIAWRYLERNAALPETERKSRFEVVMQAKQEILGSINYSTLIILLVFAPVLFLSGLEGQFFQPLGIAYLLALIASLVVAITLVPTLCLMFFKPRKNRKEGSGNEDTISVKLIKRIYQPVLAFSLKRSKIVCSIMAIITILSLWLASTFGTSFLPPFNEDCYTVFVNTVPGTSLAETERISGKVMDDIKEIPGVITVTQRTGRAENDEHAEPVSASELLVRVDLGFDQKELYKNIKKTIDGIPGTSAMIGYPLAHRISAALSGSNSDIAINIYGQDLPQIRQAAKKAKEILDSLPEVADARSNREVMVDTARIDYNQEALSHYGLTVADAAEQVSTALNGQKIGEVIKNQDHWNIVMRLDPSIKTTMEDIKNLELLAPNGKSVRLRNVAQVYREEVTNLILRDNTMRKAMISCNPAKDSNLGDLAKACRAKLDPAMNALGCTVDYDGTIKARESASERLLILGIVVMVLIVLLLSTALGSVRRAMLTLVNVPLCLVGGIIAVFVVSPGTITSVFHGTYIPPILSVASIVGFVTVIGFAIRSGLILLNRYRDLEHAGYTIDQAIFKGSLERVVPIIMTSLTTILALLPLIWAIDKPGGELLGPLAIVQFGGLTTATLLNLIIIPATAKIFSRWIRQRREDLEEK
- a CDS encoding DUF2157 domain-containing protein, which gives rise to MITSEDIQELQDKGLITPEQARNIALAYGFVSAQPTIDQEKDTETEQADPILSSDLQTTRRDDTQSLLKKTTAESPSSPQVPLAKPESMPRKQVNYLAILFATLGGLLTLGGISTLAVTYWWDIPAWIKLLGAILVMYAFWGVGFYFREFRKTAVKTGYACCMVGACMWGVCNKLFAYLYHVSTLPSNGVLTFLIGILPFPWIIRLRGLFLLFVASCFLWAGLIIYENPGTPSTYFLIPGMSIAYSGLGYLFKQPRLAGGAYRLYAPLANICGTWFFAAGYPLSVFYVPAWTPWSIACMLVPCILFIRASIRKNISTQAASLLSLLIFLILSFKNNLPEQSGVPILLHLLFLSLPLAMGLFIKLLQTAQDKDLRRITNAGIWLGVVTAMAIASFQYQWHHDPGALFISTGIRLPSFHLEHAITFPQILQYLILWIFPAIILKIGSKQKSFPNYALALSFIFILLTLLAPSLESGVMPTGSFGILALLLFVCLVIGWRHKFPLSIQSIALTAYILSSRALEGSALSLQHMLLLILPAFSMGVASLWHTDELTIGKRLLIQRIQSIALALISLDCLLLTNSRSSCIIESFHPLCLLFAAIPLLPFIVKPIYEANKNPRGNQASISAWLGEWSFSLVFAALYLCLLFVEQTASPILILVCWAIMAVRYRLLDNSRHASLLPPSVFFKGHMIRPLTSKQEIGWPLAMMGITSSGIIFSGIKGNPAAAIFLFILTLLPLTMCIGMAFRRSPVHSLTEKTIPGIVTTILVSVAICSQLYAPQTISSIVVHRPEILICLWGIALALSWFFRNRSVWNWCLVGLTVQICLIALPVTVIIGLFLTLCIPVVCGFRPVAKYAHLPVIFLIIVTLGQMNESPLVLLFTLIPITALYLSTRPASYSKKYLPIVLFALFLIGNLTILGMSHQPTAKLPHLAFMTSCSIPLLWVLRMGSNIISRREPRPDLATTIQYAAFVAGFIFLLYPMRGSFLFTSIIFILSSAYRILIINKLQSQTILLPITTGILAFALFDFTGELNKYTFGLPALICFLGFLSYSQLSRQKVIFTFSLFFIQLSLIQLWSNSETITTAHLGIAAVPLLVPCILFTSHAIQQGTGSIRSWGSMAYLLVIPLAFLIMQPSSPQNNLEIIQEIALGLWFTGIILVTFRDGSHRNLFNALFACLLMLPLMGSNFMSMVIGASQLMVSFCIAKNRNLSRSAIVWLGIGLFLAQLCCYKNIVRDRDIELSSIAVCCLPGIILFVQLKKWVPKLEYSRTLLFSLAMIATASAAPVLPPFGVMLILVFSGASSIISGLHLARASIINCGVILIALVAASLAINLLDSLNQKGLGLLICGLTLLGLAYITERTRRSLINRIHPSSPQ